In a single window of the Halomicroarcula saliterrae genome:
- a CDS encoding GNAT family N-acetyltransferase, with the protein MRVERLSLSEWAETLPDTGYEVFHTPAALSAIEAHTDGELRLFGGFKGEQPVGLLPVVEQSRAVGRTVMSPPPAMNVPRLGPIVMPTSPKQRKRERVNRKFVEAVLAELNTDGPMSLVRLLTMCGYTDPRPFLWADFDLKTKYTYLVDLADTDPDSVLASFSKSLRRDVRNARESDVTVDAEGMAATRTVFERTRDRYAEQDRGFPLSWEYVSDLVAGLDDRARTYVARGPDGEFLSGVTALFGPDMAYFWQGGTRAEHDVAVNSLLHWRIIEDVLTDPTFERVGAYDLMGANTERLCDYKGKFAGELVPYYAVETDSPAMNLAKSAFSAVKR; encoded by the coding sequence ATGCGCGTCGAACGACTGTCTCTTTCGGAGTGGGCGGAGACGCTCCCGGACACTGGCTACGAGGTGTTTCACACGCCGGCGGCGCTGTCGGCCATCGAGGCTCACACCGACGGTGAGCTCCGCCTCTTCGGCGGATTCAAGGGGGAACAGCCGGTGGGCCTGCTGCCGGTCGTCGAACAGTCCCGGGCCGTCGGGCGGACCGTCATGTCGCCGCCGCCGGCGATGAACGTCCCCCGACTGGGCCCCATCGTGATGCCGACGAGCCCGAAGCAACGCAAGCGAGAACGGGTGAACCGGAAGTTCGTCGAGGCCGTGCTGGCGGAACTGAACACCGACGGGCCGATGTCGCTCGTCCGGCTGCTGACGATGTGTGGCTACACCGACCCCAGACCGTTTCTGTGGGCCGACTTCGACCTCAAGACGAAGTACACGTATCTGGTCGATCTGGCCGACACGGACCCCGACAGCGTCCTGGCCTCCTTCAGCAAGAGCCTCAGACGGGACGTCAGGAACGCCCGAGAGAGCGACGTGACAGTCGACGCCGAGGGCATGGCGGCGACGCGGACCGTCTTCGAGCGGACCCGGGACCGCTACGCCGAACAGGACCGCGGGTTCCCGCTCTCGTGGGAGTACGTCAGCGACCTCGTCGCGGGCCTCGACGACCGCGCCCGGACCTACGTCGCCCGCGGCCCCGACGGCGAGTTCCTCTCCGGGGTGACGGCGCTGTTCGGGCCGGACATGGCCTACTTCTGGCAGGGCGGCACCCGAGCCGAACACGACGTCGCGGTCAACAGCCTGCTGCACTGGCGGATAATCGAGGACGTGCTCACCGACCCGACCTTCGAGCGCGTCGGCGCCTACGACCTGATGGGGGCAAACACCGAGCGGCTCTGTGACTACAAGGGCAAGTTCGCCGGGGAGCTCGTGCCCTACTACGCCGTCGAGACCGACAGCCCGGCGATGAATCTGGCCAAGTCCGCCTTCAGTGCGGTGAAACGATGA
- a CDS encoding glycosyltransferase family 4 protein, with protein sequence MRVLNLTTNESSQFFQAQVEELQRRGVESTTLSVPGENHSQSVDADTDGSRSVWDYARFYPSVLAHSLDGYDLVHANYGLTAPMAVAQPRLPVVLSLWGSDLMGRYGPLTKRVAPFCDEVIVMSEGMAEVYGESCRVIPHGVDLDLFEPMDRDAARETVGWPTDERIVLFPYPPKREVKNYPRARDIVGRVQDRLDRPVSLRTATDVPHERMASYFNAADALVMTSRREGSPNTVKEAMACNLPVVSTDVGDVRHRLGPVEPSTVSDDDDELVAGLVEILRAGERSNGREHATEIGVEQMGARLLSVYESVAAQ encoded by the coding sequence CTGCGGGTGTTGAACCTCACCACCAACGAGAGCTCCCAGTTCTTCCAGGCACAGGTCGAGGAACTGCAGCGCCGCGGCGTCGAGTCGACGACGCTGTCGGTGCCCGGTGAGAACCACTCGCAGTCGGTCGACGCCGACACGGACGGGAGCCGGTCGGTGTGGGACTACGCCCGGTTTTACCCGTCGGTGCTCGCCCACTCGCTCGACGGCTACGACCTCGTCCACGCCAACTACGGCCTCACCGCGCCGATGGCCGTCGCACAGCCGCGGCTCCCGGTGGTCCTGTCGCTGTGGGGCTCCGATCTGATGGGGCGGTACGGCCCCCTGACGAAACGGGTCGCCCCGTTCTGTGACGAGGTCATCGTCATGTCGGAGGGGATGGCCGAGGTCTACGGCGAGTCGTGTCGCGTCATCCCCCACGGCGTCGATCTGGACCTCTTCGAGCCGATGGACCGGGACGCGGCCCGCGAGACGGTCGGGTGGCCGACGGACGAACGCATCGTCCTCTTCCCGTATCCGCCCAAACGCGAGGTGAAGAACTACCCGCGGGCCCGCGACATCGTCGGCCGGGTGCAGGACCGCCTCGACCGGCCGGTGTCGCTCCGGACCGCGACCGACGTTCCCCACGAGCGGATGGCGTCCTACTTCAACGCGGCCGACGCGCTCGTCATGACCTCCCGCCGCGAGGGGTCGCCCAACACGGTCAAGGAGGCGATGGCGTGTAACCTCCCGGTGGTCTCGACCGACGTCGGCGACGTTCGCCATCGGCTGGGACCCGTCGAGCCGTCCACGGTCAGCGACGACGACGACGAACTCGTCGCGGGACTGGTCGAGATACTCCGGGCCGGGGAGCGCTCCAACGGCCGCGAGCACGCGACCGAAATCGGCGTCGAACAGATGGGCGCGCGACTGCTCTCGGTGTACGAGTCGGTCGCCGCGCAGTGA
- a CDS encoding oligosaccharide flippase family protein: protein MTLADRIAAGFKLTMVGRVVHAAANGALLLVLTRYLLEPDQYGLLYFAISVVGIAELFGTLGVPNATARYVNEYLEKDERQVRYIIRWSLAIILAVALSVSVVVSLAGGVLADLLGRPAVAPVLTVGGLYIAGRSLIGYLKSVFQAFNRVGYSAGLTVVNSVTRLAVTTGLVVLGYGVTGAMAGYVVGFFVAVAVGLVALYANFYRSLPPTETPESDLRGRIARYSVPTAATRASVVLDSKIDTVLVGILATPAAVAFYTLARQIADLCIAPAQSLGFTITPTLGEQSAAENSDTAGRIYGESLRNVLLLYVPAAAGLVVVAEPTIRYVVGTEYLGAVALVQLYALFVVVRAVHKITGSALDYLGLAQIRAIARGTSAGGNFLLNLLLIPPLGALGAGIATVITYSAYTGVNVYYIHRELQFDIGGVASDLARVAAIALVMVGVVVSVLPHVHGIVSLAAVIATGGAVWATLAVASGLVEPSAVLSFIT from the coding sequence ATGACCCTCGCCGACCGCATCGCCGCCGGGTTCAAGCTGACTATGGTGGGCCGGGTGGTCCACGCGGCCGCGAACGGCGCGCTCTTGCTGGTCTTGACGCGGTATCTGCTCGAACCCGACCAGTACGGGCTGCTGTACTTCGCTATCTCGGTGGTCGGTATCGCCGAGCTGTTCGGGACGCTCGGCGTCCCGAACGCCACGGCTCGGTACGTCAACGAGTATCTGGAAAAAGACGAGCGGCAGGTCCGCTACATCATCCGCTGGTCGCTGGCTATCATCCTCGCGGTCGCGCTCTCCGTCTCGGTCGTCGTCTCCCTCGCCGGCGGCGTTCTGGCCGACCTGCTCGGTCGGCCCGCGGTCGCCCCGGTGTTGACCGTCGGCGGGCTCTACATCGCGGGGCGCTCGCTCATCGGGTACCTGAAGTCCGTCTTCCAGGCGTTCAACCGCGTCGGCTACAGCGCCGGGCTGACGGTGGTAAACAGCGTCACCCGGCTGGCGGTCACGACCGGGCTCGTCGTGCTGGGGTACGGCGTCACCGGCGCGATGGCCGGCTACGTCGTGGGCTTTTTCGTCGCCGTCGCCGTCGGGCTGGTGGCGCTGTACGCGAACTTCTACCGCTCGCTCCCGCCGACGGAGACGCCGGAGAGCGACCTCCGCGGTCGCATCGCCCGCTACAGCGTCCCGACGGCGGCCACCCGCGCGAGCGTGGTCCTCGACAGCAAAATCGACACCGTCCTCGTCGGCATCCTGGCGACACCGGCGGCGGTGGCGTTCTACACGCTGGCCCGCCAGATAGCGGACCTCTGTATCGCGCCCGCCCAGTCGCTCGGCTTTACCATCACACCGACGCTCGGCGAACAGTCGGCCGCCGAGAACTCCGACACCGCCGGCCGTATCTACGGCGAGTCGCTGCGGAACGTCCTCCTGCTGTACGTCCCCGCGGCGGCCGGGCTCGTCGTCGTCGCCGAGCCGACCATCCGCTACGTCGTCGGCACCGAGTATCTCGGTGCCGTGGCGCTGGTCCAGCTGTACGCCCTCTTCGTCGTCGTCAGGGCCGTCCACAAGATAACCGGGTCGGCCCTCGACTATCTCGGACTCGCCCAGATCCGGGCTATCGCCCGCGGGACCAGCGCGGGCGGTAACTTCCTCCTGAACCTCCTGCTCATCCCACCGCTGGGCGCGCTGGGGGCCGGTATCGCGACGGTCATCACCTACAGCGCCTACACCGGCGTCAACGTCTACTACATCCACCGCGAGCTCCAGTTCGACATCGGGGGCGTGGCCAGTGACCTGGCCCGGGTCGCCGCTATCGCGCTCGTCATGGTCGGCGTGGTGGTCTCGGTGTTGCCACACGTCCACGGCATCGTCTCGCTCGCGGCCGTCATCGCCACTGGCGGCGCCGTCTGGGCGACCCTCGCTGTCGCCAGCGGGCTGGTCGAACCGAGCGCTGTGCTCTCGTTTATCACGTGA
- a CDS encoding methionyl-tRNA formyltransferase has translation MPSVAFMGSHPLGERCLEELTSRDAFDVELVVTYGPNEDTWWDGCLYDRAKQLGHRVVTRSSERVVLKHDIDYLVSVYYPDILGEELLDHPNVAPLNLHQAELPRYRGSNVFSHAIMNARDDDHWRYGTTLHVMAPEVDAGDIVARRFVPIEETDTARMLYDRVTDASAELFREQLTTLRDGDVHRVATPQSAYNGERYFYTKESLDGEKAIPAERLADDDESTQLAVYDKIRALDFPPFQPAYTELAGNRVYLTATDYSDLFEGASVPSLGVETDAVPVSGN, from the coding sequence ATGCCTTCGGTCGCATTCATGGGGAGTCACCCCCTCGGCGAACGCTGTCTCGAAGAACTCACCAGCCGGGACGCCTTCGACGTCGAACTGGTCGTCACCTACGGCCCCAACGAGGACACCTGGTGGGACGGCTGTCTGTACGACCGCGCCAAGCAACTGGGCCACCGCGTCGTCACGCGCTCGTCGGAGCGCGTCGTGCTCAAACACGACATCGACTACCTGGTCAGCGTCTACTATCCCGACATCCTCGGCGAGGAGCTGCTCGACCACCCCAACGTCGCCCCTCTGAACCTCCACCAGGCCGAACTCCCCCGGTATCGCGGGAGCAACGTCTTCTCCCACGCCATCATGAACGCCCGCGACGACGACCACTGGCGCTACGGCACCACGCTGCACGTGATGGCACCGGAGGTCGACGCCGGTGACATCGTCGCCCGTCGGTTCGTCCCGATAGAGGAGACCGACACGGCGCGGATGCTGTACGACCGCGTCACCGACGCTTCCGCCGAGCTGTTCCGCGAACAGCTCACGACGCTCCGGGACGGTGACGTCCACCGGGTGGCGACGCCCCAGTCGGCCTACAACGGGGAGCGGTACTTCTACACGAAAGAGAGTCTGGACGGCGAGAAAGCGATTCCGGCCGAGCGGCTGGCCGACGACGACGAGTCGACCCAGCTCGCGGTGTACGACAAGATTCGCGCGCTGGACTTCCCGCCGTTCCAGCCCGCCTACACGGAGCTCGCCGGGAACCGCGTCTATCTGACGGCGACCGACTACAGCGACCTCTTCGAGGGGGCGTCGGTGCCGAGTCTCGGCGTCGAGACCGACGCGGTGCCGGTCTCGGGGAACTAG
- a CDS encoding Gfo/Idh/MocA family protein — protein MRYGVVGTGYWGKNHVRVAKELMDDGELDEVVLCDTDEGRASSLAETYDLPYVTDIGNLDVDAATVATPSTTHRTVGLSMLERGIDLLVEKPLALTSRDAWDIVEAAEDNDCTLGVGHIFRYHPALVALKRRIDRGELGRIKYLQTRRFSFRVPRTTTGVLYSLAVHDVDIYDYLLGRRPDTVHGQLDSFVRENIVETATITLEYGNTSGVINSSWQVPVFDKKRDLVVVGSNRSAYVDYLQNTKLELFDAEVFSDPDDGLKSRNDGAISHNTDKREPLKMEVSAFIEASKKGEQPPADGAVGARAVETLEYAEESARKKSVVPVDRTNAVEQF, from the coding sequence ATGAGATACGGCGTCGTCGGCACCGGTTACTGGGGGAAAAACCACGTCCGCGTCGCGAAGGAACTGATGGACGATGGCGAGCTCGACGAGGTCGTGCTCTGTGACACCGACGAGGGGCGGGCCTCCTCGCTGGCCGAGACCTACGACCTCCCCTACGTGACCGACATCGGGAACCTCGACGTGGACGCGGCGACGGTCGCGACGCCCTCGACGACACACCGGACGGTCGGGTTGTCGATGCTGGAGCGGGGTATCGACCTCCTCGTCGAGAAACCGCTCGCACTCACCTCCCGGGACGCCTGGGACATCGTGGAGGCCGCCGAGGACAACGACTGTACGCTCGGCGTGGGCCACATCTTCCGGTATCACCCCGCGCTCGTCGCGCTGAAGCGACGCATCGACCGGGGGGAGCTGGGCCGCATCAAGTATCTCCAGACCCGGCGCTTTTCGTTCCGGGTCCCCCGGACCACCACGGGCGTGCTGTACTCGCTCGCGGTCCACGACGTGGACATCTACGACTACCTGCTGGGTCGCCGTCCCGACACCGTCCACGGCCAGCTCGACTCGTTCGTCCGTGAGAACATCGTCGAGACGGCCACCATCACGCTGGAATACGGCAACACCAGCGGCGTCATCAACTCCTCGTGGCAGGTGCCGGTCTTCGACAAGAAGCGCGACCTCGTGGTCGTGGGGTCGAACCGCTCGGCCTACGTCGACTATCTGCAAAACACCAAGCTCGAACTGTTCGACGCCGAAGTGTTCTCGGACCCCGACGACGGGCTCAAATCGCGCAACGACGGCGCGATTTCCCACAACACGGACAAGCGCGAGCCGCTGAAGATGGAGGTCTCGGCGTTCATCGAGGCCAGCAAAAAGGGGGAGCAGCCACCCGCCGACGGGGCCGTCGGTGCCCGCGCGGTCGAGACGCTCGAATACGCCGAGGAGTCGGCCCGCAAGAAGAGCGTCGTCCCCGTCGACCGGACGAACGCCGTCGAGCAGTTCTAG